In Salipiger profundus, one genomic interval encodes:
- a CDS encoding substrate-binding domain-containing protein, with amino-acid sequence MPATCLATATPVLAQDAPGTTTKDSYRFVIVPKVVHPWFDKVNDGAQMAAEALEAQTGADIEITYSAPQSADVIQQNQIIESSIATRPDGIAVDLLDPEGNRASLEDAQYQEIPLTLFDSVPPEGMDIPYIGSDFCEQAKIASRRLVELLDEEGQVAIMMGVPSAPNHAIRAECHREVFAEYPNIEVVAEGIDNDDIQVAQQQAAAIMQANPELDGWVASDAAGPVGIGQAIVEAGKQGEVQLVGLDNLNEMLDLIRDGVADSSSASQPELQGYWSVMLLWQQATGAPVPSFIDTGNAFLTKDNVDG; translated from the coding sequence TTGCCCGCAACGTGCCTTGCAACCGCCACGCCCGTGCTGGCGCAGGACGCACCCGGCACCACCACGAAGGACAGCTACCGCTTCGTGATCGTGCCCAAGGTCGTGCATCCGTGGTTCGACAAGGTGAACGACGGCGCGCAGATGGCCGCCGAGGCGCTCGAGGCGCAGACCGGCGCCGACATCGAGATCACCTATTCCGCGCCGCAGTCGGCGGACGTGATCCAGCAGAACCAGATCATCGAAAGCTCGATCGCCACCCGTCCCGACGGTATCGCCGTCGACCTGCTCGACCCCGAGGGCAACCGCGCCTCACTCGAGGACGCGCAGTACCAGGAAATCCCGCTGACGCTGTTCGACAGCGTGCCGCCCGAGGGCATGGACATCCCCTACATCGGCTCGGACTTCTGCGAGCAGGCCAAGATCGCCTCGCGTCGCCTTGTCGAGCTGCTCGACGAAGAGGGCCAGGTCGCGATCATGATGGGCGTGCCGTCGGCTCCCAACCACGCGATCCGTGCCGAGTGCCACCGCGAGGTGTTCGCCGAGTACCCCAACATCGAGGTCGTGGCCGAGGGCATCGACAACGACGACATCCAGGTCGCGCAGCAGCAGGCCGCCGCGATCATGCAGGCCAACCCCGAGCTTGACGGCTGGGTCGCCTCGGACGCCGCCGGCCCCGTCGGCATCGGCCAGGCCATCGTCGAGGCAGGCAAGCAGGGCGAGGTCCAGCTCGTCGGGCTCGACAACCTCAACGAGATGCTCGACCTGATCCGCGACGGCGTGGCCGACAGCTCGTCGGCATCGCAGCCCGAGCTGCAGGGCTACTGGTCGGTGATGCTGCTGTGGCAGCAGGCGACTGGCGCCCCGGTCCCGAGCTTCATCGACACCGGCAACGCCTTCCTGACCAAGGACAACGTCGACGGCTGA
- a CDS encoding sugar ABC transporter ATP-binding protein: MAYLEARGLGRDFPGVTALDDVDIDISSGRTHVLVGENGAGKSTFVKMVTGTDRPSRGTIRIDGKDAHDHPELFRYVAYVPQELNLFPHMSVAENLLMPFARSGHHGIVRRRALEAEAQTYLDRFGIEARPSDLVRNISVPDQQLLQIARASTNKDMKVLILDEPTSSLTPIEVERVFRVIRDFHDRGVAVVFISHKMDEVFDIGHDYTVLRNGRKIEAGKLSEVNEEALIRAMSGQKLELGTVFRPESERGAALLEVDGLSGPRFDDVSFTLDAGEILGFAGLVGSGRSELMQTIFGFRKARGGSVRMNGEDWPLGDTTKSVRGGMLYLSEERKHHGIFPNLSLRENIGLSITDLTNSPLGISASKERAAVDGIIDDYEIRTASREKKISFLSGGNQQKAIIGRAMAMAPKILIFDEPTKGIDVRTKAQIYGIMKSLAEKGIGIILVSSEMDELRKCASRIITMHSGRVTGEFDSATTEGEQLVGAIFAREADHV, translated from the coding sequence ATGGCCTATCTCGAGGCCCGCGGCCTTGGCCGCGACTTTCCCGGCGTCACCGCGCTTGACGATGTCGACATCGACATCTCCTCCGGCCGCACCCACGTGCTCGTCGGCGAGAACGGCGCCGGCAAATCCACCTTCGTCAAGATGGTCACCGGGACCGACCGGCCGAGCCGCGGCACCATCCGCATCGACGGCAAGGACGCCCACGACCACCCCGAGCTGTTCCGCTACGTGGCCTATGTCCCGCAGGAGCTGAACCTCTTCCCGCACATGAGCGTGGCCGAGAACCTGCTGATGCCCTTCGCCCGCTCGGGGCACCACGGCATCGTGCGCAGGCGCGCGCTCGAGGCCGAGGCGCAGACCTATCTCGACCGCTTCGGCATCGAGGCGCGGCCCTCGGACCTCGTGCGCAACATCTCGGTGCCCGACCAGCAGCTTCTGCAGATCGCCCGGGCCTCGACGAACAAGGACATGAAGGTCCTGATCCTCGACGAGCCGACCTCTTCGCTGACGCCGATCGAGGTCGAACGGGTGTTCCGAGTCATCCGCGATTTCCACGACCGTGGCGTCGCCGTGGTCTTCATCTCGCACAAGATGGACGAGGTCTTCGACATCGGCCACGACTACACCGTGCTGCGCAACGGCCGGAAGATCGAGGCCGGCAAGCTCTCCGAGGTGAACGAAGAGGCGCTGATCCGCGCCATGTCGGGCCAGAAGCTCGAACTCGGCACCGTGTTCCGCCCGGAGTCCGAACGCGGCGCAGCGCTGCTCGAGGTCGACGGCCTGTCGGGCCCGCGCTTCGACGACGTGAGCTTCACGCTCGACGCCGGCGAGATCCTCGGCTTCGCCGGGCTGGTGGGCTCGGGCCGGTCGGAGCTGATGCAGACCATCTTCGGCTTCCGCAAGGCGCGCGGCGGATCGGTGCGCATGAACGGCGAGGACTGGCCGCTCGGCGACACCACGAAAAGCGTGCGCGGCGGGATGCTCTACCTCTCGGAAGAGCGCAAGCATCACGGCATCTTCCCGAACCTGTCGCTGCGCGAGAACATCGGCCTGTCGATCACCGACCTGACGAACTCGCCGCTGGGGATATCCGCCAGCAAGGAACGCGCCGCCGTCGACGGCATCATCGACGACTACGAAATCCGCACCGCCTCGCGCGAGAAGAAGATCTCGTTCCTGTCGGGCGGCAACCAGCAGAAGGCGATCATCGGCCGCGCGATGGCCATGGCGCCGAAGATCCTGATCTTCGACGAGCCCACCAAGGGCATCGACGTCAGGACCAAGGCCCAGATCTACGGGATCATGAAATCGCTCGCGGAAAAGGGGATCGGCATCATCCTCGTCTCGTCCGAGATGGACGAGCTTCGCAAGTGCGCGAGCCGCATCATCACCATGCATTCCGGCCGGGTCACCGGCGAATTCGACAGCGCCACGACCGAGGGAGAACAGCTCGTCGGGGCCATCTTTGCCAGGGAGGCGGACCATGTCTGA
- a CDS encoding ABC transporter permease: MSDINETAGGSTSGRKGALMELMRHPILGVLVVLVVIFVASALLSPYFLTPYNLSVVARGLAFVALVTIGQASLMILGELDLSLGTIGGLSGILVGMLMVNVGLNPWLAILIALAIGSALGFINGFLTAKLKLHSLVLTIGTAGIYGGAILVLTRGVAITGIPREIQFLGSGSLLGVPMPFIIMLVMLAAGAFLTLKTPFGRYMYAIGNNRDAARMLGIPVDRIRILVFVMAGFLSALAGVLLVARLGTAQPSIGDAWVLGPIAAAVIGGVATTGGVGMIVGAIFGAGIIAIIENIIVLFGVSPYWQGIVSGAIVVIAISFDAISRHWLRKES; the protein is encoded by the coding sequence ATGTCTGACATCAACGAAACCGCGGGCGGCTCGACGTCCGGCCGCAAGGGGGCGCTGATGGAGCTCATGCGGCACCCCATCCTCGGCGTGCTCGTCGTGCTGGTGGTCATCTTCGTGGCCTCGGCGCTGCTCTCGCCCTACTTCCTCACGCCCTACAACCTGAGCGTCGTGGCGCGCGGGCTGGCCTTCGTCGCGCTGGTGACGATCGGGCAGGCCTCGCTGATGATCCTCGGCGAGCTCGACCTCTCGCTCGGCACCATCGGCGGGCTGAGCGGCATCCTGGTCGGGATGCTGATGGTCAACGTCGGCCTGAACCCGTGGCTCGCGATCCTGATCGCGCTGGCCATCGGCTCGGCGCTCGGCTTCATCAACGGCTTCCTCACCGCCAAGCTCAAGCTGCACTCGCTGGTGCTGACCATCGGCACCGCGGGCATCTACGGCGGCGCCATCCTCGTGCTGACGCGCGGCGTGGCGATCACCGGCATCCCGCGCGAGATCCAGTTCCTCGGAAGCGGCAGCCTGCTCGGCGTGCCGATGCCGTTCATCATCATGCTGGTGATGCTCGCCGCCGGTGCGTTCCTGACGCTCAAGACCCCCTTCGGCCGCTACATGTATGCCATCGGCAACAACCGCGACGCGGCCCGGATGCTCGGCATCCCGGTGGACCGTATCCGCATCCTCGTGTTCGTCATGGCAGGCTTCCTGTCGGCGCTGGCCGGGGTGCTGCTGGTGGCGCGGCTCGGCACGGCGCAGCCCTCGATCGGCGACGCATGGGTGCTCGGCCCGATCGCGGCGGCGGTCATCGGCGGCGTCGCCACCACAGGCGGCGTCGGCATGATCGTCGGCGCCATCTTCGGTGCGGGCATCATTGCCATCATCGAGAACATCATCGTTCTCTTCGGCGTCTCCCCCTACTGGCAGGGGATCGTCAGCGGTGCGATCGTGGTGATCGCCATTTCCTTCGACGCAATCTCGCGGCACTGGCTGCGGAAAGAGAGCTGA
- the dhaL gene encoding dihydroxyacetone kinase subunit DhaL, translating to MSSEHRAKKLINAPEDIISEAIAGMVGAHPDMLRLEGNTGRAVVALDGPRDGKVGVVVGGGSGHEPAFAGYVGRGLADAAAVGNVFASPSPEQILDATRAVDGGAGVVYLYGNYTGDVMNFDMAAEEAATLGIECRSVAVADDIASAPKGREGERRGIAGDFFVFKIAGAAAEAGRDLAGVEAAAQHALASTRSMGVALTPCSMPQTGKPNFEIGDDEMEIGMGLHGEPGMRRGDMASADEVVDELMAPILDEMAFRPGDEVAVLVNGLGATGLLELYILHRRVAAILAEKGVKIHYSWVGEYATSLEMAGASITLMKLDTDLRKLLDMPCRTPALTVGTLQDAPRQARSTVSARPVAETAREESRSRELATDGPITPALFRTMMVAAGERISTEADRLSALDGVIGDGDHGVTMDIGWKAVRDALAQSPEDETIETSCKRMAKAFLDAVGASSGPLYATAFLRAGTAVKDRLNLDAASMAAWIEAACEGVRERGRAAPGDKTMVDAWVPAVEEARGAVTGGADVLGCLDAACEGAERGMNATRDIESKRGRSSKLGARSVGHIDPGAASTVVILTAMRDTAREALA from the coding sequence ATGTCATCCGAACACCGCGCGAAGAAGCTCATCAACGCGCCCGAGGACATCATCTCGGAAGCCATCGCCGGCATGGTCGGCGCCCACCCCGACATGCTGCGCCTCGAGGGCAACACCGGCCGCGCCGTGGTGGCGCTCGACGGGCCGCGTGACGGCAAGGTCGGCGTCGTGGTCGGCGGCGGCTCGGGCCACGAGCCCGCCTTTGCCGGCTACGTCGGGCGCGGCCTTGCCGACGCGGCGGCGGTGGGCAACGTCTTCGCCTCGCCCTCGCCCGAGCAGATCCTCGACGCGACGCGCGCCGTCGACGGTGGCGCGGGCGTGGTCTACCTGTACGGCAACTACACCGGCGACGTCATGAACTTCGACATGGCCGCCGAAGAGGCCGCGACCCTCGGGATCGAGTGCCGCTCGGTCGCCGTGGCCGACGACATCGCCTCGGCGCCCAAGGGGCGCGAGGGCGAACGGCGCGGCATCGCCGGCGACTTCTTCGTCTTCAAGATCGCCGGGGCCGCCGCCGAGGCGGGCCGCGACCTTGCCGGCGTCGAGGCCGCCGCGCAGCACGCGCTGGCCTCCACCCGGTCGATGGGCGTGGCGCTGACCCCCTGCTCGATGCCGCAGACCGGCAAGCCGAACTTCGAGATCGGCGACGACGAGATGGAAATCGGCATGGGCCTGCACGGCGAGCCCGGCATGCGCCGTGGCGACATGGCCTCCGCCGACGAGGTCGTCGACGAACTGATGGCGCCGATCCTCGACGAGATGGCGTTTCGGCCCGGCGACGAGGTCGCGGTGCTGGTCAACGGTCTTGGCGCGACCGGCCTGCTGGAACTCTACATCCTGCACCGCCGCGTTGCCGCGATCCTCGCCGAGAAGGGCGTGAAGATCCACTATTCGTGGGTCGGCGAATACGCCACCTCGCTCGAGATGGCCGGCGCCTCGATCACGCTGATGAAGCTCGACACCGACCTGCGCAAGCTGCTCGACATGCCCTGCCGCACCCCGGCGCTGACCGTCGGCACCCTGCAGGACGCGCCGCGCCAGGCGCGCTCGACCGTCTCGGCGCGCCCGGTGGCCGAGACCGCCCGCGAGGAAAGCCGCAGCCGCGAGCTGGCCACCGACGGGCCGATCACCCCGGCGCTCTTCCGCACCATGATGGTCGCCGCCGGCGAACGCATCTCGACCGAGGCCGACCGGCTCTCGGCGCTCGACGGTGTCATCGGCGACGGCGACCACGGCGTGACAATGGACATCGGCTGGAAGGCGGTCCGCGACGCGCTGGCGCAAAGCCCCGAGGACGAGACCATCGAGACCTCGTGCAAGCGCATGGCCAAGGCGTTCCTCGACGCCGTGGGCGCCTCGTCCGGGCCGCTCTACGCCACCGCCTTCCTGCGCGCGGGCACGGCGGTGAAGGACCGGCTGAACCTCGACGCGGCCTCGATGGCCGCATGGATCGAGGCCGCCTGCGAGGGCGTGCGCGAGCGCGGCCGGGCCGCGCCGGGCGACAAGACCATGGTCGACGCCTGGGTGCCTGCCGTCGAAGAGGCGCGCGGCGCGGTGACCGGCGGTGCCGACGTTCTGGGCTGTCTGGATGCCGCCTGCGAGGGCGCCGAGCGCGGCATGAACGCCACCCGCGACATCGAGAGCAAGCGCGGGCGCTCGTCGAAGCTGGGCGCGCGGTCCGTGGGTCACATCGACCCCGGCGCGGCCTCGACCGTGGTGATCCTCACCGCGATGCGCGACACCGCCCGCGAGGCGCTGGCCTGA
- a CDS encoding sugar-binding transcriptional regulator, with amino-acid sequence MRSDEFEIEDERARVGWYYFVAGLTQKDIADRLQITRLKVNRIIGQLRSEGRVRIELEMPLISCREAAEKVAVKYGLDEVVVVPDLDDFLQQKQMIGEAAGHMVNPLIKGLDLGIGIGSGRTLSSVVRRMTARPNDGSWVVGLIGGITRATGSNSFDVATEAAQTLGVECHYLTAPIYCASRDARDALLLIDELTDVLARTEIADVALVSCGSVEEMSSLTQVRVIKDHLDDIVAAGAVGEILGCFIDADGRPVDHFINDTIIALPPDKLKMKPESILVSGGMNKLTVMRAILRGGYVNRLATNEGVARALLES; translated from the coding sequence ATGCGCAGCGACGAATTCGAGATCGAGGACGAACGCGCCCGCGTGGGCTGGTACTACTTCGTGGCGGGGCTCACCCAGAAGGACATCGCCGACCGGCTGCAGATCACCCGTCTCAAGGTCAACCGGATCATCGGGCAACTGCGCAGCGAGGGCCGCGTCCGCATCGAGCTCGAGATGCCGCTGATCTCGTGCCGCGAGGCGGCCGAGAAGGTGGCGGTGAAATACGGGCTCGACGAGGTGGTCGTGGTGCCCGATCTCGACGATTTCCTGCAGCAGAAGCAGATGATCGGCGAGGCCGCCGGCCACATGGTGAACCCGCTGATCAAGGGGCTCGACCTCGGTATCGGGATCGGCTCGGGGCGGACGCTGTCGAGCGTCGTGCGGCGGATGACGGCGCGGCCCAACGACGGCAGCTGGGTGGTCGGTCTGATCGGCGGCATCACCCGCGCGACGGGGTCGAATTCCTTCGACGTGGCGACCGAGGCGGCGCAGACGCTCGGGGTCGAATGCCACTACCTGACAGCGCCGATCTACTGCGCCTCGCGCGATGCGCGCGACGCGCTGCTGCTCATCGACGAGCTGACCGACGTGCTGGCCCGCACCGAGATCGCCGACGTGGCGCTGGTCAGCTGCGGCTCGGTCGAGGAAATGAGCTCGCTCACGCAGGTGCGGGTCATCAAGGACCATCTCGACGACATCGTCGCCGCCGGGGCCGTGGGCGAGATCCTGGGCTGCTTCATCGACGCCGATGGCCGGCCGGTCGATCACTTCATCAACGACACGATCATCGCGCTGCCGCCGGACAAGCTGAAGATGAAGCCGGAGTCGATCCTCGTGTCGGGGGGCATGAACAAGCTCACCGTGATGCGGGCGATCCTGCGCGGTGGCTACGTCAACCGTCTCGCGACCAACGAGGGGGTGGCCCGGGCGCTGCTCGAAAGCTGA
- a CDS encoding GMC family oxidoreductase, which produces MAERFDYIIVGGGTAGCVLASRLSEDPSTRVLLLEAGPRPRSPWVQIPAGFYKLLTNPRFNWRFTSDPEPATGNREIAIPRGKGLGGSTLINGMIYVRGQPQDYDGWAQGGCTGWGWDRVEPVFRRLERYAGPDPDGLRGHDGPLDLCEVQERPAIGEAFLAAAEAAGHPRNPDYNGRAQDGVGWYQVNQKNGRRASAYAAYLAPVQGRKNLEIRTGQRVTRVEIAEGRATGVRVAGPGGDAVIAADREVILAAGAVQTPQLLELSGIGDPERLRDLGIEVRVEAPEVGENYSDHFCTRLNWRVRRPDTLNELSRGPRLVREVLRYALSRRGILTYGTGLAHGFIRTRAGLAGPDVQFFFMHASYANAAERKLERAPGMTLGVTQLRPESRGSIHAVSPRIDDQPAIRPNFLATEEDCRAMIDGMIAGRRIVEAAPMDDWRDHEMSPGPECTARADWLSFARRNGQTIYHAAGTCRMGGDPDAVVDPQLRLRGVAGLRVVDASVMPTQVSGNAQAAVFMLAERGADFILGRDRTA; this is translated from the coding sequence ATGGCCGAGCGTTTCGACTACATCATCGTCGGCGGCGGCACCGCCGGCTGCGTGCTGGCGAGCCGGCTGTCGGAGGACCCGTCGACCCGGGTGCTGCTGCTCGAGGCCGGGCCGCGCCCGCGCAGCCCTTGGGTGCAGATCCCGGCGGGTTTCTACAAGCTGCTGACCAACCCGCGCTTCAACTGGCGCTTCACCTCGGACCCCGAGCCCGCGACCGGCAACCGCGAGATCGCCATTCCGCGCGGCAAGGGGCTGGGCGGCTCGACGCTCATCAACGGCATGATCTACGTGCGCGGCCAGCCGCAGGATTACGACGGCTGGGCCCAGGGCGGCTGCACCGGCTGGGGCTGGGACCGCGTCGAGCCGGTGTTCCGGCGCCTCGAACGCTACGCCGGTCCCGACCCCGACGGGCTGCGCGGCCACGACGGCCCGCTCGATCTCTGCGAGGTGCAGGAGCGCCCCGCCATCGGCGAGGCCTTCCTTGCCGCCGCCGAGGCCGCCGGCCACCCGCGCAACCCCGATTACAACGGCCGCGCGCAGGATGGCGTCGGCTGGTATCAGGTCAACCAGAAGAATGGCCGCCGCGCGAGCGCCTACGCCGCCTATCTTGCGCCGGTACAGGGGCGGAAGAACCTCGAGATCCGCACCGGCCAGCGCGTCACCCGCGTCGAGATCGCCGAGGGCCGGGCGACCGGCGTGCGTGTCGCGGGGCCGGGCGGGGATGCGGTGATCGCCGCCGACCGCGAGGTGATCCTCGCCGCCGGCGCGGTGCAGACGCCGCAGCTGCTGGAGCTGTCGGGCATCGGCGACCCGGAGCGGTTGCGCGACCTCGGCATCGAGGTCCGCGTCGAGGCGCCCGAGGTGGGCGAGAACTATTCCGACCACTTCTGCACGCGGCTGAACTGGCGGGTGCGCCGCCCCGATACCCTCAACGAACTGAGCCGGGGGCCGCGCCTCGTCCGCGAGGTGCTGCGCTACGCGCTGTCGCGGCGGGGCATCCTGACCTATGGCACCGGTCTCGCGCACGGGTTCATCCGCACCCGCGCGGGGCTGGCCGGCCCCGACGTGCAGTTCTTCTTCATGCACGCGAGCTATGCCAACGCCGCCGAGCGCAAGCTCGAACGCGCGCCGGGCATGACGCTCGGGGTGACGCAGCTGCGCCCCGAGAGCCGGGGCAGCATCCACGCGGTCTCGCCTCGGATCGACGACCAGCCGGCGATCCGTCCGAACTTCCTTGCCACCGAGGAGGACTGCCGTGCGATGATCGACGGCATGATCGCGGGCCGCCGCATCGTCGAGGCGGCACCGATGGACGACTGGCGCGACCACGAGATGTCGCCGGGCCCGGAGTGCACCGCGCGCGCGGACTGGCTGTCGTTCGCGCGGCGCAACGGCCAGACGATCTACCACGCCGCCGGCACCTGCCGGATGGGCGGCGACCCAGACGCGGTGGTCGATCCGCAGTTGCGGCTGCGCGGGGTCGCGGGGCTGCGGGTGGTGGATGCCTCGGTGATGCCGACGCAGGTTTCCGGCAACGCGCAGGCCGCCGTCTTCATGCTGGCCGAGCGTGGCGCCGACTTCATCCTTGGACGCGACCGGACCGCCTGA
- a CDS encoding shikimate dehydrogenase family protein has protein sequence MPQITGHTRLFGILADPIAHVKTPQVMAEVFARHGVDGVLVPMHVAPDGLRQALDGLRMMRNFGGFIATVPHKPAMLGLCDAVEGDAARIGAVNCVRRDDDGRMIGAMLDGIGFVAGLRQAGIDPGGARVLLAGAGGAASAIAFALAEAGAGALTILNRTAAKAEDLAARVAQAYPSCAAEGRGDAADVGGYDIVVNATSLGLRAGDPLPLPVEALHAGQVVAEAIMDPEETPLLAAAAARGARCHPGLPMLRCQIELMARHMGAIGAAAPAPGPGG, from the coding sequence ATGCCCCAGATCACCGGACACACCCGCCTATTCGGCATCCTCGCCGACCCCATCGCCCACGTGAAGACGCCGCAGGTCATGGCCGAGGTCTTCGCGCGCCACGGCGTCGACGGGGTGCTCGTGCCCATGCATGTCGCCCCCGACGGGCTGCGGCAGGCGCTCGACGGGCTGCGCATGATGCGCAATTTCGGCGGCTTCATCGCCACCGTGCCGCACAAGCCCGCGATGCTGGGGCTCTGCGACGCGGTCGAGGGCGACGCGGCGCGCATCGGCGCGGTGAACTGCGTGCGCCGCGACGACGACGGGCGGATGATCGGCGCGATGCTCGACGGCATCGGCTTCGTCGCGGGACTGCGGCAGGCGGGCATCGATCCCGGCGGCGCACGGGTGCTGCTGGCGGGTGCGGGCGGGGCGGCCTCGGCCATCGCCTTCGCGCTCGCCGAGGCCGGCGCGGGCGCGCTCACCATCCTCAACCGGACGGCGGCAAAGGCCGAGGATCTCGCCGCGCGGGTGGCGCAGGCCTACCCGTCCTGCGCGGCCGAGGGCCGGGGTGATGCGGCGGACGTGGGCGGCTACGACATCGTGGTCAACGCGACCTCGCTGGGACTGCGCGCGGGCGATCCGCTGCCGCTGCCGGTCGAGGCGCTGCACGCGGGCCAGGTCGTCGCCGAGGCGATCATGGACCCGGAAGAGACGCCGCTTCTCGCCGCCGCGGCGGCACGCGGGGCGCGCTGCCACCCGGGCCTGCCGATGCTGCGCTGCCAGATCGAGCTGATGGCGCGGCACATGGGGGCCATCGGCGCGGCGGCGCCGGCCCCCGGTCCGGGGGGCTGA
- the fabG gene encoding 3-oxoacyl-ACP reductase FabG has protein sequence MTTREITAERHATRDSHAGRRVLVTGAAKGIGLAMAEAFARRGAIVGVFDIDAGEVAAAVSGLPGRGVAMTGDVSDYASLTAAVAAAEAEMGGAFDTLVNNAGISPKHAGRAQKVWEMDPDEWRRVVDVNLTGSFNCIRALSPAMVEAGEGWIVNTSSVAGKTFFPIVASHYAATKSAIIGFTKHIAGELGPHGIRVNALAPGRIATPMVAGVAPELNEAEVARTPLGRLGEPAEVADTALWLTSPESSFVTGQTIDVAGGLCMT, from the coding sequence ATGACCACACGCGAAATCACCGCCGAGCGCCACGCCACGCGCGACAGTCACGCCGGCCGACGGGTGCTCGTCACCGGCGCGGCCAAGGGCATCGGGCTGGCCATGGCCGAGGCCTTTGCCCGCCGGGGCGCCATCGTCGGCGTCTTCGACATCGACGCGGGCGAGGTCGCCGCCGCGGTCTCGGGGCTGCCGGGCCGGGGCGTCGCGATGACCGGCGACGTGAGCGACTACGCCAGTCTCACCGCCGCCGTCGCCGCCGCCGAGGCCGAGATGGGCGGCGCCTTCGACACGCTCGTCAACAACGCCGGCATCTCGCCCAAGCACGCGGGCCGGGCGCAGAAGGTCTGGGAGATGGACCCCGATGAATGGCGCCGCGTGGTCGACGTGAACCTCACCGGCAGCTTCAACTGCATCCGGGCACTGAGCCCGGCCATGGTCGAGGCGGGCGAGGGCTGGATCGTCAACACCTCGTCGGTGGCGGGCAAGACCTTCTTTCCCATCGTCGCCAGCCATTACGCCGCCACGAAATCGGCGATCATCGGCTTCACCAAGCATATCGCGGGCGAGCTCGGCCCCCACGGTATCCGTGTCAACGCGCTGGCGCCGGGTCGCATCGCCACCCCCATGGTCGCCGGCGTCGCGCCCGAGCTCAACGAAGCCGAGGTCGCCCGCACCCCGCTCGGACGCCTCGGCGAGCCGGCGGAGGTAGCCGACACCGCGCTCTGGCTCACCAGCCCCGAGTCGAGCTTCGTCACCGGCCAGACCATCGACGTGGCCGGCGGCCTCTGCATGACCTGA
- a CDS encoding ABC transporter ATP-binding protein yields the protein MLEVSNVDAGYGSTVILQDVSLHVEPGEVVTIVGANGAGKTTLLRTISGLVTPRTGAITFEGRDITKLAAHETVDRGVTLIPEGRQLFPDMTVRDNLLMGAYSRHARDYQDDTLHEVLELFPRLRERLDQHASSLSGGEQQMVAIARGMMARPKLLMFDEPSLGLAPIIVSQVFEVIAQVAATGTTVLIVEQNVFHTLKAADRGYVLENGRMVLSDDAETLLQNDHVRQAYLGI from the coding sequence ATGCTTGAGGTCAGCAACGTCGATGCGGGCTACGGCTCGACGGTGATCCTGCAGGACGTGTCGCTGCACGTCGAACCGGGCGAGGTGGTCACCATCGTCGGCGCCAACGGCGCCGGCAAGACCACCCTCCTGCGCACGATCTCGGGGCTGGTCACGCCGCGCACCGGGGCGATCACCTTCGAGGGCCGCGACATCACCAAGCTCGCCGCCCACGAGACGGTGGACAGGGGCGTGACCCTGATCCCCGAGGGGCGGCAGCTGTTCCCGGACATGACCGTCCGCGACAACCTGCTGATGGGCGCCTACAGCCGCCACGCCCGCGACTACCAGGACGACACGCTGCACGAGGTGCTCGAGCTGTTCCCGCGGCTGCGCGAACGGCTCGACCAGCACGCCTCGTCGCTGTCGGGCGGCGAGCAGCAGATGGTCGCCATCGCGCGCGGCATGATGGCACGGCCGAAGCTGCTGATGTTCGACGAGCCCTCGCTGGGGCTGGCGCCGATCATCGTCTCGCAGGTGTTCGAGGTCATCGCGCAGGTGGCGGCCACCGGCACCACGGTGCTGATCGTCGAGCAGAACGTCTTTCACACGCTCAAGGCCGCCGACCGGGGCTACGTGCTTGAGAACGGCCGCATGGTGCTGAGCGACGACGCCGAGACGCTGCTGCAGAACGACCACGTCCGGCAGGCCTACCTGGGGATCTGA